The region TTGGTCAAATGTCAAACAATGTTGACAGACAGGAGCTGGAACCAGAGaatgctgtcaggctgctgtttgTCATTAGCGGTCCAATTTGTTCAGGACTATTTCTAAATAGTTTTTCcgtattattatcatcatttgtgtaataaaaataaaaatgtgacaaCGTTCTGACCATGTGAGCAGGGTTGCACATTACGATGACCCTTAAAAAACCTCTATCAACCAAAGTAAGGCTCAGTTAAGTGTTTTCTAGCTCCGGATGTTCTTCTTCCCCTTGCAGAATCTAAACCTAAAGAATATTCCCAGCCATTGGGATTTTATGCATTTCAAACATTGTTTTCTAAAATGCATGCAAACTCCACCCAAGCTTAGAATGAAACCAAGGAGCCTTTTTCCACTTATATGTGGGCATGATGCCACAAACTCCTCCTGTGTTGTATTGAAATGCCTGAATAGCAACTACGGTGGAAAAGCTGGAACAATAACAGGGTGAAAAGCACTTCCTTTCTGGAAGTCTGAGGCGGAACAATGACTCTGGATCACCCTGGAACAAGGAGTGTATTTTTAGAGTCGACATGACCAACATGTCCCGGAAGATCATCATTTCAGAAAatatcagtctttttttttttaaataagtctTTTTTAAAGATATGAATGAGTCATTTGGTTAAGGGACAATGGTTTAATGACCTCACATCAGTGTCACCTGCACAGCTATATTCCTGGGTCCTTGCTCTGTTGAGTGATTATTAAATTATCTAGTCAAACGAGTCTCCGGCGAGTCCTTGTCGGTGTTTTTTATGTTCAACCAAGAAAATGTACAACCAATGTAAACACGCTGACCcagcgcacacgtgtgtgtgcgtacgtgtgtgtgtgtgtgtgtgtgtgtgtgtggagtacATTTGATGACTTTATTATGTCTGTTTTAGAGGAGAAACTATTCAGCTTGTTCAATAGCTACAATTAAAGCTGCACCCGAAACCCTCCCTgcatattttagcattttctcATACCTGCAGTCAGTCCAGGTTTGGTGAAAGCCGCGGCTGAATGGAGGGAAGATTCTGGAGGGAGACGGTTTCCGTGCAACAATTTCACACAATAACTCGGCTGCCGAACGTCTGAGTATCAGCCCGAACTCGGCTGCTATGAATCTCTGTCATTTTCCTTTTAGTTGCTCTCTTCTttctacagctgctgctgcattttccATCATATCTACGAAGCCATTTCTGGAtttaatgaaaaaaagtgcAGACTAAAGACGACCCTCTCAGCCATCAGCGCATGTGTTCTGTAGCCTGTAaatccaataaaataaaatgtggcGAAAGCTCAACATGTGTGTGACGcctaaaagtgtgttttcattatCTGGTGGACACAACTGATGTCTCATTTCCCCTGACAGAAAAAATTAAAGATAGTGAAGGGTTACGCCAAAATGCCATCGCTGCAGCATTTCGttgctttatttgttttattgtgcAATAACATCCATTTCAGATCAAATCCACAGCAAAATGCTTCCCAGATCCATCACATCAACCCAGAACTGATCCCACGTGTAGGTTTACTGTCCAGAATTGTTATATTGGTGGTgccttaaatattaaataaactgAAATGCAGGGAGACTTTGGTGGAATTCTTGGTCATTTTGAGctgaaatgttattttaaatggaCTGGAAGGGATCGTTATGGAGGTGTGGGTCCTGTGATCTGTGTCAGAGATGCTGCTCTTGGTTGCAGAGCTCTACCACCTCTTACTGGACAAACTGGCTCTGGATTACAAACTGATtgatttcacacacaaaaaagaacacGCAGCAGGTCAAAACCCGAACAACCCGGACCTGTTCACGCCAGTTGACCTGGTAGTTGCAGGTTCGACTCGTAGGCGTTCCGTCGAGCTTGTGAAAGGCCGCCGCGTCTGTCCGCGGCGACGGTTGCTGGTCTTGCACAACGTGACGTTTCAGGCAACTTCTGAAAGTGGAAAACTCTTTGACTTTACACTTTTCTGCCGTAAAAATAggtgtaaaatgtaaatgattaAAGATGAACCCCAGAAACATTTGTACCAacaatatcacacacacaaacacacacagagtcagaaaGGATGGTGTTAAATTAGTGACAACTGTTGCTGTTACACACATGCATGGCAACATGTTtgcacaggaagaggaagcccGGGGTAAGATGATAACTGCCCCGTATGAAGGGTCAGATGGATGATCGGCTCTCTCTGCAGCCCAGAAATGAAACAATATTCATACAAATTCAGCCAAAGGATTCGCCGGACGTAGGAGAGCACGCCGGGGTCGCTCTGGTTCACCCGCGGCTGCGGCGAAAGCCTGATATAAAGAAATTGAGAAGAAGCCCGTTGGAGGAGACAGGTCTCATTCATCAAGTTTAAACCGGAGAGAAAAGTACAAAAGAGGGACAAAAAATTCACACCTCCAGCCCTGAAACTTTTAACACTTTTCGGTTCGATTTAATACGTTCGGTCTTTTACAGTTTCAAAatcagagatttaaaaaaaaaaccaccaagAAAACGTTAGCTCCTCAGAAAAGGCGGCTTCAGTATTTCCACGGAGAGACGGGACATCACATATGCTAAATGTTCCATTAATGAAGAGGTTTTGGGTTTGAACAAACATAAAAGTGAGAGTTTGCAATATGCAGGCAGCCCATGTGCACGTTCCCCACCCAGAGGGGGCCTTCTCCCCCCTGGTTAGGACCACCACGCACAGAACCTGAGCGCGGAGGTGACGGAGGGTCACAAGGGTCAAAACTGCAGACAAGTGACACCTCACTTGGGGTATTTGACAAACTGACACTCGCGTATAAAGAGTGTCAAGAACAGCTTGTCAAATACACTAAGTGAGGGGCCTGGTCATCAAACGAGGCTCTGTGGGACGataaagaagaagcagaaacatggtcaaagctctccaaCGTGCGCCTGCTTTTTTCTGTCTTACCTTCCAGCCTGCAGCCGGAGCCGCGCTCAgatcttctccttcttcttcgtCAGCAGGACTGAGGCgctgctctcctctgcagcGGTGACAGAGTGTCAGGATGGTCCGTTTGACCACTGAGCCGTGGCGCTGCAAAGAGGAAGTCAAAACAAGAAGATAAGTGCGAAGTTAGCGCTCAGGAAATATGTGGAAATAAAGTGTCAACATGTCACAGTTGTGAAATGCTGCTGAAAGCTCACAGCTCTCCAGATAATAGATTCCACAGATATACACAAAGAATTCTTTAttttgtcggggggggggggggtttttGCAGAGTTCATGCAGGAGTGTATATTTAGGTTTGTGCCAactgttttattactttttttaatttttaaggATTTCTAAAATCAGCCGTTGTGGTTGAGCGACTGTGTCCCACTGCACTTTTATGGAGTGATTCTCTCCTCTTCTACCTGTCAGACACCAGTTTCAGTCTGTCTGGGGAAAGAAAAGTTTCCTCCCTGTCAGCTCTTTAAGATCTCCTTAAATTTCTGAAAACACTCTGCAACTTTGCCGATTTATTGGCGACGAGCAGGACGACCAAATGTGTGAATGTCCTTGTCTTCCAGTTAACCGGTGGGCTCCAGTTCACTCTCAGGAGCCCTCAATGAACAGGCAAACGGGTCCAGCTTCAACTTGAGTCATGCGTTCCAGTGTGAGACCTCAGCCAAAGTCACATGCGGATGAGAAACTCTCCTGAGCCAAATGTTGTCCAggtgctgcagccaatcagggaGCTCCATTAGCAGCACAGAGTCGCACCAGTCGTCCCAGTTCTGACACCTATGGCTTAAAATATTCACGTCTGCTTCCACTGGTGAACAGCTACGGTGCTCAAAACCAAACATTtggattcattttaaaaaggcaacAGTGTTATTTTGATTCATAATTACCCTTATATTGTCTTAAAACCCCAAATCCAAGCAATCATTTTGCCCATTCATGCTGAAAATGAACGACCAGTTTAAACGGTTCTTCAACAAGAACCAGTTGAAAGCTTCATttcaaacagaacaaaaagaagaagctcACAAACAATACAATACATCAACTTCCTCACAAAGTCATATTAAATTAGATCACATGCTGCTCCCATTTATAGACGTTTTATTTCTCCTGTAAGAACAAACTACCAACCAACTGCAAAACCAAATGTAGCTTTAGTTGTACATGGCACCTTATCTCATGTCGACACATTTCAGCTTATTATTACCATAAATTTAGAGGAAGTGGGAGATAAAAAAGAACATCAGCTCCCGTTGGTGTTAAGAAAGACGTGGTTGCTTTTTATTTGTCAAGTAACTGACTTCATTGTTGCAACCACTCCTTGAATTACTTGTGACACCTTTCATTTGTTTAGCGAGAGACATATCAAGGAATATAATAGAATAAAAATACTACCTGTCATGTTTTAATGGTTTAAACTGTCATTCCTGCAGAGATGAATCATTTTGAAATGCTGGAGTCATTGCCAGAGGGCTCTTCTTTGAGTTTAAATGCTACATCATTACCAAATTTAGTGGAGCGCTAAGTGTCGCCGAAATAAAACTCAACAGAACTTCATATTTTATTCCTGCTCTGTCCTTACGTAAatgataaaatacattttttagcTGATAAACTGCTGTGACCGCTGGTTGTTTACTGCCGAAATAAACAGAAACTATTTATTAAGTGCCCGACGGGCTGCAGCCTGTGTTATACTGCCCCCAAGCGGGGTTGTTGGGAACTGCAGTTGGCATTCAATTTAATTTAGAGTTTGAAAGATTCTTTCATGGATAAAATACACCGAGACAGACGACACACATTTCatagtaaaaagagaaaaaatatatattattgattgttattgttgttaccACATTATTATATGTTTAACTCCACACAATGACGTGTGACAAGACCGCCATTTGACTCAACTTATCAACCTAAATTTAAGAAAACAGCGTTTAACAAAGCACAGTTAAAAGTTTTCACAAGGCAGATATTTAAgggaaaaaatatttttgaataatcatttaaaatattattaGAATCACTCAGTTATTAGGTCCAAAAAGTAATTTTtctatattaaaaataaagtttcaaATGGAAAGATTTCAGCTTCTCAGATATgaatcattttcctcttttgtaaCGATAAACTGTAATTGAAACATTTGCAGATGTCATGTTAGCCTTCCTGATCCAGCTTTTTCGTTGTAAGAATCTGATTCCAGAAGTTTTAAATGGTTTCATGTTGTAAAACATGCATTTCCTTTCATTCAGTAGctataataaatcattttaaagaaacattatgaaacaaataaaacaacagaaagcAGAGACAGTTCAAATTGATTTTTATTCATTGTTCAAAGGAAGACACAAAGCAGCAAGATCTGATGTAAAACCTGGTGAAGGCACTCTGTCAACAGTTTAGTTTTAACTAGGTTTCAGTCCTTTTAAACTCATCTTTCAGTACTTTTTTTGTCACAGGTGAAGCCAAATTCAACGTCATCTGTGAAGGAAGGCTGTTGTCACACGGTGCTTCGGTAGAAAATGCAGCGCAGCATTACAAAAGTATTTCTCAAAGGCATGAAAAAGTTTCCAAAAAACTAAAAACGAGGTTTTTTTATTCCATGGCGGATACATGAATTCTATGCAGCAACGAGCGAAAAAGACTGTTAATGTTGGTCGAAATGACAAATGTtcattcaatttaaaaaaaaaacaattaaagaaATATTTCTCACTAAAGTACATTCATTTTGAACTTTCAAAAATAGTGAAAATAAATTTGTCAAACACTAAATTCTAAGTATTCAAGAACAAGCAaaccgttttgttttttttgttttttttgtttttttaatttgtgaaGGGTTCAATCTGGAATATTGGCACACAGATGTATGGCATTCAACGTGTTTACAGAAGATTTCCTGGGATCCGAACCCACTAGATCCCAAcgctgccgccgctgcctcTCGTTGGTCCTGTTGCCAACGCTTTGCTCCCTCCCACAACTTCTTATGATACAAAAATATCCTAAGCGGCGTCAATATTTTCACCTTAAACAATTTCATCACATCGAAAAATAATCCAAATTACAAAATACACAGACTGAATTAAATACATACGCTATATGAAAAAGGGATGCATTGGCAGGTCTGCTTGGACTCGTTTTGCAAAGTGAGCCGCGATCTTCCAGtgcattttttaattaaataaggTGATGAAAACTGGCCGATGTGTGGTGACACAGCGCTTCAGATTAACTACAACTTTGACCTTTGCAAATTTCATGATCAGCATTTGTTGAGCACGAGGGTCCTGTGACCATGGTAACCTTGTCTGTGTTGTACTGCTTCAATCAGTACCACAAAATCTTGATGCATTCAACTATTAGACCCCCCCCCATTGAGCAGAAACAAGTAAGACTGATTTCAGTTTTACAGTTGAATGAAAACACTGATATATCGACAAAGCCGGTACATTAGATGAAGGCTAATCTAATCGTCTGAACCTCTTATAAGGAGGAAGATCATTTCATTAATTTTGTTGTCTACAGGCTTTTAagggacttttctttttctttttttagaaatgtaacagacagaaaaaaaataataaatctgaAACTGAGCTTATTGACCACAGTGATAGGGGAGTAAATACTGTCTGATATGAGGTGAGAACAAATaaaatttacaaaaaataataatactgCCATTAATGTTTGCCGTACAGTGTCTACTACGGGGCCGTTTCACACGGTTATGAAGACTCCGGTGCATTtgggggaagaaaagaggaaccCATGACTGGAAAATCCCAACCGTCAgccctttattttgaaagtggaGATTGAAAACTAAAAACTACTTCAGGAATTCTAAAAATCCGCCCTAAAATGAGGCCTCGCCTGATGCTAAAATGCTACATAAAGCCATGAGAGGAGTGAACCAATAAAACACTTTGTCCCTTTTCAACCAGTGACTTGCCTAAATTCAAAGTTAGGAATGAACAAATGGAATTTTTTCCCGGTCTGTTAGCGTACGGCGGCATGTGCTTGTGCAACCACGTCTGGATTTATTTGGGCGCAGGTAAAAACAGCTTACGTGATGCAGGACAGCAGTCCAGGCAGAGGCCCCGGCGCCGCGGGCCCATCACATGCATTCAAACTCATCGATGCGCTGTTTGGTGTTGCCAGACCGGATCTGTCTGAGGGTCTTGTACTTGTCTCGCCCCGCTCGCACGTTCTCCGCGTGGAGGACGTCGTTCACCGTTTTCTTGCTCTCGTCCCGAGCGTTGGCCAGCTCCGAGCTCAAAACCTGGGAAGAAAACCACGTTAACTCGAAAATGAATCGGCTTCCTCTTTCCGGTCCGCTATATTTAACGTGTAGGCGTCACGTACCAGCAGGTGCTTCTGCAGGCGCTCGTTCTTCTCCGCCTCGGTCATGCGCTCCTCTTCGCTGCGGTCCTTGTAGGTGGCGGCCGACGTGAACTCGGCGCTGGCCTCGGCGCTGCTCTCGTCGTTCTCGTCGTGCTCGTTCTCGGCGTTGAGCGGCTCCTGGACGTGAGCGGCCATGACtttgttcttcagctcctctttggtcttctccaggtcctcctgcacCGTGGTAGCCTGGGAGCACCAAAACAAGGATGAGGAAATACGAACTACAGTCTTCTGACCTGTAGGTGGcgccacacaaacactcacggACAACGTCGATCATAATTACTCTACCAAATACAAGGAAGGTGAAAGAATAAATGCTTAGGTgacggggaaaaaaggggaatcGTGCTGTAATGACGATCATTCGATAATCCTCAACTTCGTTTAGCTAATGCTGGGATGTATGTCGCGCTGGACAAAGCTGGGGCGCAGCTGAGGGATACAGCTAACCGAGCTATGACTGGAATTCCAAAAGGGCGTTTGCCAAAAAATGCGCGAGGCGGAAGCCATCACTTAGCAGCCTCGGTCTCGCAGGAGCACAATCGGGCCTCTTGAAGCCTTGAGACAAGATTTCCTTCATTGCCACAAGTCGCATGAGTCACGTCTGCtcgttaaaaaaagagaaagcagcTGGGCGGCGTGCTTGGGTTTTACCAAAAAAGATAGGAAGTTAGCCAGGGACTTTCACCCCTCCCCCGAAACAGGCAGGAATGTCAGTGAGTcacgggggaggggcggcgaACAGGCAGGAATAATGGCTGACGCACACGTCAAACTCCCGGTGAGAACTCCCGAAACTGTGTAACTGCtcctaaaataaaatcatgAGCGTCCTGAAATGAAGACGAGATGAGTGGATGGGATCTGACCTTCTGCTGCCACTccactgcctcctcctccttcttcttcttggcaTCCTCCAGGAGGGAGATTTTGGAAGTCAGTTCAGCCAGCTCGGTGGCCTGACGAAGACAATCGCTCGGTTATTTGACGACAGTGACCTTCTGAACTTGGGAAACTTTGATTATGAGGTGCATTTGAAGGCTAACCAGATGTTCCTGGTTCTTCATCTGGCTCTGGGACTGTTGTAGCAGAGCCATCTTGGACTCCTCAGCACCCTTCAGTTCACTCTCCAGACGCTCGGCCTCCTCCTGAGCCCTCTTCCTTTCCAGCTCCAACTCCAGAGCCCTATGCGTTTGCTCTTCcagctctgctcacacacacacacacacacacacacaagttgtgTCACAACGGGTCACCACAGCGCCGTCTCACAGGCCTGAACATTCACACAACACCCACCTTGCTGGGCTTTCTTTGTCTGCTCTTCGATCTGCTTTAATCTCTCTAATAAGTCCTGTTTTTCCCTTTCaatcttctccttttccttttctgcaaCTTCCCGTTTCCTCTTCTCGTTCTCCAGCAGCGCTCTAGCGGAAGCGGAGGGAAATGGCGCGTTACATGGgccgcacacacagacgcgaGCGTCTTTTTTAAACCTCTCCCAGGACTCGGacctctccatcttcttctggtTCTTCTCCTCTCGAGCCTGAGCCTTCATCTGCTGCACTTCAATGGTGTCCGGCTTACGGCGGCGCATGTACAGCTCGTGGTTGCCCATGCAGAGAGCCAGGATGCGTTTGTTGATGCGCAGTCTTGGCGCGTAGAACACAAAGTCCTGAAGGAAAAAGATAACGAcatcatttattacatttagcCGTTTCTATAACATGTCGCCACTAAAGATACATACAGGCGCTTTCTTGTCAATTGGTTTGATGACAAACTTCTTGTCATTGAAGGAAATATTCCGGATTTCACTCCATGGAAATCCAATTTTGGGGGTCATTCTGTTGAAGACAGAAGGTTAATTatcatatatgtgtatatatatataaaggaTATGTTTACTGATGGGAACTGAATTCATTCAGAGAACGTATTGCTGTAGATTTGGAGTCCCTTACTTGTCATTCTGTTCATAAATATTGAGCCCCAGTGCGTCCACTCCCAGCCACAGTTCTGTGCCTTTCTTGTTCTTGATGTTGAAGTAGTTGACTCCATACATCTCCAGATCCTGGGCGATCTTCAAATACTCCATCATGGATTCCTCTCTTTAGACAAATGAGATATTCCGCAGAGATTCTAGTAAAAACACTCTGAGACACAAGTAGGTCAACACCCTGCCCTTCCCAGAGCACAGACATCTGACCCGCCATGGACTCGCTGGGGAAAAGCTCTGTTTATCTTCATTATTGCTCATTTCTTTGGCTTTGCTGGACAAAGACGTGGTTACCTCATCATGCCCTTGTGTTCTTCATGCCACACCTGaatcctctcctcccactggtCCTTGTTGAGTTTGTGCTGGTCCAGGACTCTGATATCACACAAATCAGGTTGTCAAAAGTCATCCACAGAAACGGATATGGACttgaagagtgtgtgtctgtgtgtgtgtgtgtgcgtgtgtgcgatTAAGGCTGTTTTACCTCTGAGGGAGCAGCTGTTCACTGGACAGATAGCCTGGCGTGTGGACTTCCTTGTTGTAATCACCATACTTGGCCTGCACTGCATAGGAGGCCAGCAGGACGGCTGTCTCCGGAGGACAATAGATGTCATCATTTAAGATGGcctccttcacctgcaggaagaaCAG is a window of Takifugu flavidus isolate HTHZ2018 chromosome 14, ASM371156v2, whole genome shotgun sequence DNA encoding:
- the msna gene encoding moesin a, with protein sequence MPKTISVRVTTMDAELEFAIQPNTTGKQLFDQVVKTIGLREVWYFGLQYQDTKGFSTWLKLNKKVTAQDVRKESPLLFKFRAKFFPEDVSEELIQDATQRLFFLQVKEAILNDDIYCPPETAVLLASYAVQAKYGDYNKEVHTPGYLSSEQLLPQRVLDQHKLNKDQWEERIQVWHEEHKGMMREESMMEYLKIAQDLEMYGVNYFNIKNKKGTELWLGVDALGLNIYEQNDKMTPKIGFPWSEIRNISFNDKKFVIKPIDKKAPDFVFYAPRLRINKRILALCMGNHELYMRRRKPDTIEVQQMKAQAREEKNQKKMERALLENEKRKREVAEKEKEKIEREKQDLLERLKQIEEQTKKAQQELEEQTHRALELELERKRAQEEAERLESELKGAEESKMALLQQSQSQMKNQEHLATELAELTSKISLLEDAKKKKEEEAVEWQQKATTVQEDLEKTKEELKNKVMAAHVQEPLNAENEHDENDESSAEASAEFTSAATYKDRSEEERMTEAEKNERLQKHLLVLSSELANARDESKKTVNDVLHAENVRAGRDKYKTLRQIRSGNTKQRIDEFECM